The Triticum aestivum cultivar Chinese Spring chromosome 3A, IWGSC CS RefSeq v2.1, whole genome shotgun sequence genome includes a region encoding these proteins:
- the LOC123062065 gene encoding uncharacterized protein, with product MGGGMEVNKNRWIEEWNAGRENLELNFRFTRRSLAVIGLFGLAVPILVYKGIVREFHMQDEDAGRPYRKFL from the exons ATGGGTGGCGGCATGGAGGTGAACAAGAACCGCTGGATCGAGGAGTGGAACGCCGGCCGGGAGAACCTCGAGCTCAACTTCCGCTTTACCCGCCGCAGCCTCGCCGTCatcggcctcttcggcctcgccgTCCCCATCCTCGTCTACAAGGGCATCGTTCGCGAATTC CATATGCAGGACGAGGACGCCGGCCGGCCGTACAGGAAGTTCCTGTGA